A genomic stretch from Methanomassiliicoccales archaeon includes:
- a CDS encoding divalent-cation tolerance protein CutA gives MYSTVLITTPDHRSAKSIAQAVLERRLAACANYFPIKSLYWWKERIEEADEFILLLKIRTEDFEGLKQLVLKIHPYEIPCIVRYDIVEGHENYLNWIKESTARRTAD, from the coding sequence GTGTATTCCACCGTTTTAATCACCACACCAGATCATAGGTCGGCAAAGAGCATTGCACAAGCCGTGCTCGAGAGGAGACTTGCTGCCTGTGCGAATTATTTTCCAATTAAGTCTTTGTATTGGTGGAAAGAACGCATTGAGGAAGCTGACGAATTTATTCTGCTATTGAAAATCAGGACAGAAGACTTCGAAGGGCTCAAACAGCTGGTGCTAAAAATACATCCTTATGAAATTCCGTGCATCGTGAGATACGATATTGTTGAGGGGCATGAGAACTACCTCAATTGGATCAAGGAATCAACAGCGAGACGGACGGCGGATTGA